Part of the Triticum aestivum cultivar Chinese Spring chromosome 4D, IWGSC CS RefSeq v2.1, whole genome shotgun sequence genome is shown below.
AGCTTGTATGGTCGTGTAAAACTAAAAGACGTGATGATGAACAGCAGTATGTCAGCTGATCAAAGTAAAGTGGTCATACCTTGTAAGCAGCTGATGAGATCCATCCATGGAACGGCTTGAGGGTGCTCTTGTATGCTTCTTCCACCATCTCTTGCAGGCTTGACTCTGAGTTCTTCACTAATCCCTCCAGCAAATGTATCGAGAAATTCAGCGACCTAAACCCAACGCATTTTGGCGACACATGAAAACTAAGGTTTTGAAACAGAATTAACACATATGGTATAAAACAGCATATGTTACCTGGTCAACCAGATAATTGCCCTGGCGCAACTATTGGTCTTCTTTGAGGTCCCTTCCACCACTTCCTTCGTCACCATCACCGTCAAGCTCGCATATTTCAAAGAGTCTGTTGCATGGAGATACTTGTAATCTCTGCAAAGGGAAACTCGCTTATTATGTAACTGTAATCACTTCACTGCAATTGGCACAATCAAGTCGGTATGCCCAGTCGCTTAGTTATGTGAACAAATGCAATGCAGAATGCAAGGCAACATGGGAGTAATGATTACGTAGAAAAAGAGCAATCACCTGAACATTTTGCTCAATGTCTTGACTGAGGACTAGTAGCGTCGGCCTAATCACATCTTTGACGACAAAAAAACAGAGCATTTGTTAGCTAAACCTTGATCTACTGATATATTCATAGTGAAAGAAGTGCAAACGGTAAACTAACTGCAACTTGTGTCAACTTTGCAAGAGGGAGCCAGAGACCGCAGCTCATCTTCTCTTCCAATGCAGGTTCTCTGCCCGCATTTGGAATGCGGTCAGGGTTTGGGTGGATGCCATGAACTAGACGTTGCGGCCTGGAATGGGATCCCCACGGTCAAAGAGTGGTGTACGCGGTGGTCCTTAGGCGTGGACACATAAGGAAGGCGATTTCATCACTCATCATGCTTGTTACTTGGGAAGTGTGGAAAGAGAGAAACGCGAGGGTGTTTCAGCATGTATGTAGGTTGCCAAACGTGTTGGTTGAGACTATTAAAGCAGAGGCGACGCTCTGGATTGTCGCAGGGGCGAAGCATTTGGGTTTTTTGATGTCGCGATAGTAGGCTTGTGTTTTCTTTCCATTTGTGTGAGGTGTAATGGCCCTCTGCAAACTTTGTTATTCCCCTTCTTtttaatgagatgaggcaaagcttttgtcTCTGTTTCAAAAAAATGGTAAACCAAGGTTTAAAACAGAGTAGCTCTAAACAAATCAAAGTGCAGTTCTCATAAGTTTCAGTTTCAGTTCCATATATGCAAGTAACTAACCAAGGACATGGAGAAAATGCTTGGAGACGCAGAGGAGATCCATGGTGGATGACCTAATTTTGTACCACTCCTGCTCCTGATCATCACCATCTCCAGAGCTGACGAAGTAGAGCTCCTCCTGTCCTCCATGCATGTCCATCCTCAGCTCAGACTTTCCCTTGTGCATCTTCATCCTTTCTATCTCTGCTTCCATCTCTGCTAGCTACTACTACCTTAGCTTGACATCTGGCTCCATTAGTCCCCTAGTTATATACACACACATTCAGCCTCATCTTCTGCCATTTCTTGGAGCAAATGATAGGggtcaacttcttgatgctattcTGTGATGTAATACTAGTTGTGTGTTGGAGCTATCCTCTATGCATGTTTAGTCAGACAGAAGCAGCAAGTGGTGATTGTATTGTTAGGAGTAAAGTAAGAGGTGGTGGCTCTGTTGCCTAGCTTGTAAGTGGATGATTTGATTCAGTTGATGCAGCTGGACCTGTACTTGTTGTG
Proteins encoded:
- the LOC123097224 gene encoding glycolipid transfer protein 2-like; this translates as MEAEIERMKMHKGKSELRMDMHGGQEELYFVSSGDGDDQEQEWYKIRSSTMDLLCVSKHFLHVLDVIRPTLLVLSQDIEQNVQRVSLCRDYKYLHATDSLKYASLTVMVTKEVVEGTSKKTNSCARAIIWLTRSLNFSIHLLEGLVKNSESSLQEMVEEAYKSTLKPFHGWISSAAYKV